One genomic segment of Ignavibacteriota bacterium includes these proteins:
- the rpmG gene encoding 50S ribosomal protein L33, whose product MAKAKNARQNIILESSAKTGYRYTTSKNKRNHPARVEFKKYDPIVRKHVIFKETK is encoded by the coding sequence ATGGCAAAAGCTAAAAATGCTAGACAAAATATCATATTAGAAAGTTCTGCAAAAACTGGATACAGATACACAACTTCAAAAAACAAAAGAAATCATCCAGCACGTGTTGAATTTAAAAAATATGATCCAATTGTTAGAAAACACGTAATTTTTAAGGAAACTAAATAA
- a CDS encoding YifB family Mg chelatase-like AAA ATPase, whose amino-acid sequence MLSKVFSSATYGIDAFIIEVETHCEKQIPSFTIVGLPDNAVKESRERVSAAIKNSGFEFPLKKITINLAPADIKKEGSSFDLPIAVGLLASSCQINDEEKLSSTLILGELALDGTLRRIKGGLSIAVEAKKRGFQNLIVPIDSVRESSIVDNLNVFGFENLKQVISFLNSEEIFEPHKSNLDEIFSEINFYHLDFSDVKGQENVKRALEIAAAGGHNILMIGPPGSGKTMLAKRFPSILPPLTFEEALETTKVHSIAGILPKEKALVTERPFRNPHHTVSDAALIGGGSFPKPGEVSFAHHGVLFLDELPEFKKNVLEVLRQPLEDSKVTISRSKMSLEFPANVTLVAAMNPCPCGFYTDPNKECTCNTGMIQKYMSKISGPLLDRIDIHIEVPAVKYKDLSSSENGEKSSVIRERVINARKKQQIRFENNKMIFNNADMGSKEVRKYCNLDEIGANLLKIAMTKLGLSARAYDRILKVSRTIADLENSENIQPNHISEAIQYRSLDRELWNH is encoded by the coding sequence ATGCTTTCAAAAGTATTTTCAAGCGCAACCTACGGAATTGACGCTTTTATAATTGAAGTTGAAACTCATTGTGAAAAACAAATTCCATCGTTTACAATTGTCGGTTTGCCGGATAATGCAGTAAAAGAAAGTCGGGAAAGAGTTTCAGCGGCAATAAAAAATAGCGGTTTCGAATTTCCATTAAAAAAGATAACAATAAATCTCGCTCCGGCTGATATTAAAAAAGAAGGAAGTTCGTTTGATCTTCCAATCGCAGTTGGATTATTAGCTTCAAGTTGTCAAATTAATGATGAAGAAAAATTAAGCTCAACTTTAATTTTAGGCGAATTAGCACTTGATGGAACTTTGAGAAGAATAAAAGGCGGACTTTCGATTGCGGTTGAAGCAAAAAAAAGGGGTTTCCAAAATTTAATTGTTCCAATAGATTCAGTAAGAGAATCTTCAATAGTTGATAATCTGAATGTATTTGGATTTGAAAATCTAAAACAAGTAATTTCATTTCTAAACTCCGAAGAAATTTTCGAACCGCATAAATCTAATTTAGATGAAATTTTTTCAGAAATAAATTTTTATCATTTGGATTTTTCTGATGTTAAGGGACAAGAAAATGTAAAACGTGCTTTAGAAATTGCTGCAGCCGGTGGACATAATATACTAATGATTGGGCCTCCCGGATCGGGAAAAACAATGCTTGCAAAAAGATTTCCGTCAATTCTTCCTCCTCTAACTTTTGAAGAAGCTCTTGAAACTACAAAAGTTCATTCTATTGCCGGAATTTTACCAAAAGAAAAAGCATTGGTTACTGAAAGACCTTTTAGAAATCCGCACCACACTGTTTCAGATGCAGCTTTAATTGGCGGAGGTTCATTTCCCAAACCGGGTGAAGTTTCATTTGCTCATCACGGAGTATTGTTTTTAGATGAATTACCCGAATTCAAGAAAAATGTTTTGGAAGTTTTGAGACAACCGTTGGAAGATTCAAAAGTTACAATTAGCAGATCAAAAATGTCCTTAGAATTTCCGGCGAATGTTACGTTAGTTGCGGCAATGAATCCTTGTCCATGCGGATTTTATACGGATCCAAACAAAGAATGTACTTGCAACACCGGAATGATTCAAAAATATATGTCAAAAATTTCGGGTCCGCTTTTAGATAGAATTGATATTCATATTGAAGTCCCGGCAGTGAAATATAAAGATTTATCATCTTCAGAAAATGGTGAAAAGTCTTCGGTAATTAGAGAGCGGGTTATAAATGCTAGAAAAAAACAGCAAATTCGATTTGAAAACAATAAAATGATTTTCAATAATGCAGATATGGGATCAAAAGAAGTGAGAAAATATTGTAATTTAGATGAAATTGGAGCAAATTTATTGAAAATTGCAATGACAAAATTAGGACTTTCCGCAAGAGCGTATGATAGAATATTAAAAGTGAGCAGAACAATTGCAGATTTGGAAAACTCAGAAAATATCCAACCTAATCATATAAGTGAAGCAATTCAATATAGAAGTTTAGATAGAGAATTGTGGAACCATTAG
- a CDS encoding T9SS type A sorting domain-containing protein, protein MTKLLQIFILLNIVAMQISAQSEPAMVRIDYPEFVETENSFEVSAVFKFNEKPQNSFNLNFRKSNNANINSAYINIGENKNQLRINYSKNDAENFSININAAKIQIEENVPYQIIFICKIFGSNSSYEKFLSYKGNVIKSSNSFSKKNNSGNFISFYKTQETAGNCLVLNKESSFEINFTNDDERVPILFEFWFKTFSKLKNIFKILEANSDDTLFALSRNDLGFASTPFNKNDVIKNDVYISNSTWNYFSIHIKKENNGIKLVAFLNSKLMSTKFISNKSVKTILKFILENQNSDKNFEIERIRLTKFGSNLKLAFDNKHYLNFDADSTTHIAKFNFDEKSEVANFERNEKLFINTKNIEFKKSDAPIFSRAPKLNVTIGSSYNSIIWYVQEFYAAKEFILEKSTNNSSFKSIYKSIADDDPLKIYYFTDDLLAEKDVAFYRLKQINKDDTEVYSGEVKIGNKNIEEFKLKQNYPNPFNPITNIFVDVIIPSEFEINVFDLVGNRVSHLHKGYLTEGLHSFEFKAENLPSGIYFYEVISPQTHAVKKMILAK, encoded by the coding sequence ATGACAAAACTTTTACAAATTTTTATTTTATTAAATATTGTTGCAATGCAAATTTCAGCTCAATCAGAACCGGCAATGGTAAGGATTGATTATCCGGAATTTGTTGAAACAGAAAATTCATTTGAAGTTTCTGCAGTATTTAAGTTTAATGAAAAACCACAAAATTCTTTTAATCTGAATTTTAGAAAAAGTAATAACGCAAATATAAATTCTGCATATATAAATATTGGCGAAAACAAAAATCAGTTAAGAATAAATTATTCTAAAAATGATGCTGAAAATTTTTCAATAAATATTAATGCCGCAAAAATTCAAATTGAAGAAAATGTTCCGTATCAAATAATTTTTATTTGCAAAATTTTTGGTTCAAATTCCAGTTATGAAAAATTCTTAAGTTACAAAGGCAACGTAATAAAAAGCAGTAATTCATTTAGCAAGAAAAATAATAGCGGAAATTTTATTTCTTTCTATAAAACTCAAGAAACAGCGGGCAATTGTCTTGTTTTAAATAAAGAATCTTCGTTCGAAATTAATTTTACAAATGATGATGAAAGAGTTCCGATTTTATTTGAATTTTGGTTCAAGACTTTTTCAAAGTTAAAAAATATATTTAAAATTTTGGAAGCAAATTCAGATGACACTCTATTTGCTTTATCAAGAAATGATTTAGGTTTTGCTTCAACCCCTTTTAATAAAAATGATGTTATAAAAAATGATGTTTACATTTCAAATTCAACTTGGAATTATTTTTCAATTCATATAAAAAAAGAAAATAACGGAATAAAATTAGTTGCTTTTTTGAATTCAAAATTGATGAGTACAAAATTTATTTCTAATAAATCAGTAAAAACAATTCTGAAGTTTATTTTAGAAAACCAGAATTCAGATAAAAATTTTGAAATAGAAAGAATTAGATTAACCAAGTTCGGCAGCAATCTTAAGTTAGCTTTTGACAATAAACATTATCTAAATTTTGATGCTGATAGTACAACTCACATTGCAAAATTTAATTTTGATGAAAAATCCGAAGTTGCAAATTTTGAAAGAAATGAGAAGCTTTTTATCAATACAAAAAATATTGAATTCAAAAAATCCGATGCACCAATTTTTTCTAGAGCACCCAAACTAAACGTAACTATTGGGTCATCGTATAATTCAATAATATGGTATGTTCAAGAATTTTATGCAGCAAAAGAATTTATTTTAGAAAAATCAACTAATAATAGTTCGTTCAAAAGTATTTATAAATCAATTGCAGATGATGATCCGTTAAAAATTTATTACTTCACGGATGATCTTTTAGCAGAAAAAGATGTTGCGTTTTATCGGTTGAAGCAAATAAATAAAGACGATACGGAAGTTTATTCCGGCGAAGTTAAAATTGGTAATAAAAACATTGAGGAATTTAAACTCAAACAAAATTATCCCAACCCTTTTAATCCCATTACAAATATTTTTGTGGATGTAATTATTCCATCTGAATTTGAAATTAATGTTTTTGATTTAGTCGGGAATAGAGTTTCACATTTACATAAAGGATATTTAACCGAAGGATTACATTCATTCGAGTTTAAAGCAGAAAATTTACCTTCTGGAATTTACTTTTATGAAGTTATTTCACCGCAAACACACGCTGTCAAAAAAATGATATTAGCAAAATAA
- a CDS encoding insulinase family protein yields the protein MSKYNITKLENGIRIASEKLDYVNSFSLGFWFNVGSRDENKNLNGISHLIEHMFFKGTKNRSARKISLDIESLGGYLNAFTSKEHTCFYGRGISNHIEKTFEVLSDMIQNSLFAPKDLAKESKVVIDELYDIEDSPEELIFDKFESNLFKGNSLEYAIIGTEKNIANFSQQDLLDYVNKHYSINNLYIIASGNVDHNKLIHLTEKYLTNLKVVNSKKRKLCTSQKVENIFVQKDINQTHLIVGGLTHGYNHKDRAISNLITNMLGEGSSSRLFQSLRERNGIAYQINSFMNSFYDISSFGVYFSTNESSFKKAKKIVDFEFEKFREKGVGEKELQSAKEYIKGHVQMSLESTSNRMMRMGNSLLYFDKIKSEEESMAEIDAVTKNDILNYAQTLLNPENLSSVLISNKNLLS from the coding sequence TTGAGTAAATATAATATTACTAAACTGGAAAATGGAATTAGAATCGCAAGCGAAAAATTGGATTACGTAAATTCATTTTCGTTGGGATTTTGGTTTAATGTTGGCTCGCGCGATGAAAATAAAAATTTAAATGGAATTTCTCATTTAATTGAACACATGTTTTTTAAAGGTACAAAAAATAGAAGTGCAAGAAAAATTTCTCTCGATATTGAATCGCTTGGCGGTTACTTAAATGCATTTACATCTAAAGAACATACTTGTTTTTACGGAAGAGGAATAAGCAATCATATTGAAAAAACTTTTGAGGTTTTATCTGATATGATTCAAAATTCTCTTTTTGCACCAAAGGATTTAGCTAAAGAATCTAAAGTTGTTATCGATGAATTGTATGATATTGAAGATTCGCCGGAAGAATTAATTTTTGATAAATTCGAATCAAATTTATTCAAAGGAAATTCACTTGAATACGCAATTATCGGAACGGAAAAAAATATTGCAAATTTTTCTCAGCAAGATTTATTGGATTATGTGAACAAACATTATTCAATTAATAATTTGTATATAATTGCTTCGGGAAATGTTGATCACAATAAGTTAATTCATCTTACCGAAAAATATCTTACAAATTTAAAAGTTGTGAATTCTAAAAAAAGAAAATTATGTACATCGCAAAAAGTTGAAAATATTTTTGTTCAAAAAGATATTAATCAAACTCATTTAATTGTCGGCGGATTAACACACGGTTATAATCATAAAGATAGAGCGATAAGTAATTTAATTACAAATATGCTAGGTGAGGGAAGCAGTTCGCGTTTGTTTCAAAGCTTGCGGGAACGAAACGGAATTGCATATCAAATAAATTCATTCATGAATTCTTTTTATGATATTTCTTCATTCGGAGTCTATTTTTCTACAAATGAAAGTTCGTTTAAAAAAGCTAAGAAAATTGTTGATTTTGAATTTGAGAAATTTCGTGAAAAAGGAGTTGGCGAAAAAGAATTGCAAAGTGCAAAAGAATATATTAAAGGTCATGTACAAATGAGTTTGGAAAGCACTTCAAACAGAATGATGCGTATGGGAAATTCACTTTTGTATTTTGATAAAATTAAATCAGAAGAAGAATCGATGGCTGAAATTGATGCGGTTACAAAAAATGATATTTTAAATTATGCGCAAACTTTGCTTAATCCGGAAAATTTATCTTCGGTACTTATATCAAATAAAAATTTACTTTCATAA
- a CDS encoding aminotransferase class I/II-fold pyridoxal phosphate-dependent enzyme — MNSQINAAIRTNNITYAVRDILLVANEVAKTGKEMLYLNIGDPNIYDFEPPRHMIEDTYKAMLANYNGYSPSSGIKPALDAIARNAEKKGIKNIQDLFITTGASEAIDICLTSLVNQGENILTPTPGYPLYTAIQSKLQMFENPYFLDEKNNWQPDVEDIKRKINDKTRAIVLINPNNPTGSNYSLDALKQIIDLALEHNLIIFADEIYDKLLMDGVTHTSIASLNSEVPVITFGGLSKNYMVPGFRIGWGIISGNRNRLSNYIEAINKILRSRLSANHPEQYSIVGALEGPQDHLQLAMQKLTSRRNLTVEMLNSIHGISCVKPEGAFYAFPKLEIKNSDNHFVAELIKETGVVVVPGTGFGQVPGTNHFRLVFLPNEEILQKAYNKIGDFYQKYIEKFEK, encoded by the coding sequence ATGAATAGTCAAATTAATGCGGCAATTAGAACAAACAATATAACTTATGCCGTAAGAGATATTTTGTTAGTTGCAAATGAAGTTGCAAAAACCGGAAAAGAAATGTTGTACTTAAATATTGGCGATCCGAATATTTATGATTTTGAACCGCCGCGACATATGATTGAAGATACTTATAAAGCAATGCTTGCAAATTATAATGGATATTCTCCTTCCTCTGGAATTAAACCGGCGCTTGATGCAATTGCAAGAAACGCGGAAAAAAAAGGAATTAAAAATATTCAAGATTTATTTATTACAACCGGCGCAAGCGAGGCAATTGATATTTGTCTAACTTCTTTAGTAAATCAAGGTGAGAATATTTTAACTCCAACTCCCGGATATCCTTTGTACACAGCCATTCAAAGCAAATTGCAGATGTTTGAAAATCCATATTTTCTTGATGAAAAAAATAATTGGCAGCCAGATGTTGAAGATATCAAACGAAAAATTAATGATAAAACCCGCGCAATAGTTTTGATAAATCCTAATAATCCAACCGGATCAAATTATAGTTTGGATGCGCTTAAACAAATTATTGATTTAGCTCTTGAGCATAATCTTATAATTTTTGCAGATGAAATTTATGATAAACTTTTAATGGATGGAGTAACTCACACTTCAATTGCATCTTTAAATTCGGAAGTTCCGGTAATTACTTTCGGCGGATTATCAAAAAATTATATGGTCCCGGGATTTAGAATCGGCTGGGGAATTATAAGCGGAAACAGAAATCGTTTATCAAATTATATTGAAGCAATAAATAAAATTTTGCGCTCGCGTCTTTCTGCAAATCATCCCGAACAATATTCAATTGTTGGAGCTTTGGAAGGTCCGCAAGATCATCTTCAACTTGCAATGCAAAAATTAACTTCGAGAAGAAATTTAACAGTTGAAATGTTGAATTCAATTCACGGAATTTCTTGCGTAAAACCGGAAGGAGCATTTTATGCTTTTCCAAAATTAGAAATTAAAAATTCGGATAATCACTTTGTTGCGGAATTAATTAAAGAAACCGGAGTTGTAGTTGTGCCCGGAACCGGATTTGGACAAGTACCCGGAACAAATCATTTCAGATTAGTATTTTTACCGAATGAAGAAATCTTACAAAAAGCTTATAATAAAATTGGCGATTTCTATCAAAAATACATCGAAAAATTTGAGAAATAA
- a CDS encoding T9SS type A sorting domain-containing protein, with product MKIIITLILFVSQILAQTVYEIPFASKGNEIELSVLNDSQLNLNDVKVSAIEIPDWIKFENEVTEISSLNSQTEGIATFKFDVEQQAKLMEEQTLKFQISGNNQNWEKEIKITILPPDKFELNQNYPNPFNPVTTISYLIPKNERRETSNVNLIIYDILGREVEIIVNEEQRPGYYKTEWNAKNLASGMYIYQISMKNGNKTEMQRKKMMLMK from the coding sequence ATGAAAATAATTATAACTTTAATTTTGTTTGTAAGTCAGATTTTAGCACAAACAGTATATGAAATTCCCTTTGCATCAAAAGGGAATGAAATAGAATTATCAGTACTTAATGATTCACAATTAAATTTAAATGATGTAAAAGTATCAGCAATCGAAATACCAGATTGGATAAAATTTGAAAATGAAGTAACTGAAATTAGTTCACTAAATTCACAAACTGAAGGAATTGCTACTTTCAAATTTGATGTAGAACAACAGGCAAAACTAATGGAAGAACAAACACTTAAATTTCAAATAAGTGGAAATAATCAAAACTGGGAAAAGGAAATAAAAATAACAATACTCCCTCCAGATAAATTTGAGTTGAATCAGAATTATCCAAATCCGTTTAATCCGGTGACAACAATAAGTTATTTAATTCCGAAAAACGAAAGAAGAGAAACGTCAAACGTAAATTTGATTATTTATGATATTTTAGGAAGAGAAGTAGAAATAATAGTAAATGAAGAACAAAGACCGGGCTATTATAAAACAGAATGGAATGCAAAAAATCTTGCTAGCGGAATGTATATTTATCAAATAAGTATGAAAAACGGAAATAAAACGGAAATGCAAAGAAAAAAGATGATGTTGATGAAGTAA